The genomic region ACTTGCATTAACTGTCCGCCAACACGGAAGGCGATGTCGGCTTCTTCACTGGCTTTTAATTCGGCAGGAAAGCGACGAATATTGATAGAGTCTGTTGGCTCAATAGTAATGAGTTTGACAGGTCGTACAATTTCTTTTTCAACGACAGTTTCATCTTCGTTGGATGAGCAGCCCGTTAGTAGCAGTGATACGGCTAACGTTAGACCAATAATCGTATTAAAACGTTTTTGGGGATTCATTCATTGCTCCGTAAAAATATAGGAAATATTTAGATGAAACTATTTTATATCTCTGAGGCCGGGATATAAACTTTTAAATATATATGAAAGATATTACCTAATTTGAATATCTAATGCAGAGCGTTATGTTTTCTTCATTATGTTTTTTCTAATTCGGCTAAAAATGTTTCCAAAATCAAATTGGCACGAGCCCCCTTGCGGGTAATGGCGGAAAACTGAGTAATGTAGTGGCATTCATTTGGCAGAATTGCACGCATGCGACCATCTCGGATCCAACGTTCAGCTACATGGTCTGGCAAGAAGCCGATATAGCGCCCAGTTAAAATAAGGAAAGCTATTCCTTCTCGGTCAGTGGCTGTGGCGCTGGTGGTAAGGGGTTGATGTTGGGCTTTGATTTCAGGCGTCTGAGCATAAGCAGGAAGCACTGCGTCGTAGTCTTTGAGTTTGTTTTTAGTTATTTTGTCATCGGTGACGGAAAACAAAGGATGCGTGTCACTGCAATAGAGCTTGGACTCTTCTTCATAAAGGTGGTGATAATCCAAACCGCTGAGTATTTTCAAATCTGGCACGATACCCACATGCAAACGTCCATCTAAAACGCCTCGCTCTACATCCGTTGGTGGAATCATTCGAATATTGATAGCGACTTGCGGCCCTTTGTCTTTTAGGCCGGCCAAGGCTCGTGTTATTCGGGTATATGGCAGGGTAACTAGGTTGTCAGTAATACCAATATTTAACTCTCCTTTTAAGTGCTGGTGGAGGGCATTGATATTGGTTCTGAAGTCTTCGATAGAAGACAGTAGTTGCAAAGTGAAATCATAGACTTGACTGCCTTCGTTTGTTAGCGAAAACCCAGAACGACCCCGCTGACATAAACGAAAGCCTAAGCGTGTCTCTAAATCGGATATGGCAATACTGATAGCGGCGCGACTGATATTTAGCTCAACTTCTGCAGCCGAAAACCCGCCGCATTCCACCACTGTCCTATAGATCCGTAAAATACGCAGGTCTGCATCACTTACCTGACTTTGAAATTGATTCATTGTTGATCCCACCCAAGATAATTTAGTTAAGTAAATGATTAACTAAGCGTTAATAGATTCGACTTTTTATAATCTATGCCTCTTGGCATAGTAGAGTCAATATTTGTTACAAGTGTGATTTTTTACTATGTCGTTATGATGCGGCTAACCCTTTTAGAATGACTTTATGGAGTACTCATGGAAATCATCGGGCATTTGATCGACGGTCAATATTCAGAGCAAGCTGAACGTACTCAAGATGTGTTTAATCCGGCGACAGGCAAGGTCGCAAAAAAAGTCGCTATTGCTTCTAGAGAAACGGTTGAAGAAGCCATTACCGCAGCGCAAGCCGCTTACCCTGAATGGCGTAATACTCCTCCGTTAAAACGTGCTCGTGTCATGTTTAATTACAAGGCCTTATTGGAAAAGCATTCCGATAAAATTTGCGAACTCATCGGTGCCGAGCATGGCAAAATCTGCCATGACGCTGCTGGTGAATTGCAGCGAGGTATTGAGAACGTCGAATACGCTTGTGGTGCCCCTGAATTATTAAAAGGTGAGTACAGTAAAAACGTCGGCCCAAATATCGATTCTTGGAGTGAGTTTCAACCACTAGGTGTGGTTGCAGGCATTACACCGTTTAACTTCCCTGCCATGGTGCCATTATGGATGTTTCCGATGGCGATTGTATGCGGTAATACGTTTGTCTTGAAGCCGTCTGAACGCGACCCAAGTACAGCATTGTTTATCGCAGAATTATTGCATGAAGCAGGTTTGCCAGCAGGTGTCTTTAACGTGGTAAATGGCGATAAAGTTGCAGTGGATACTTTGTTAGAAGACAAACGAGTCAAAGCCGTGAGCTTTGTTGGCTCTACACCGATTGCAGAATACATTTACAGTAAAGCCAGCGCCAACGGCAAACGTTGCCAAGCTCTAGGTGGCGCGAAAAATCACGCGATTGTGATGCCAGATGCTGATATGGATAACGTCGTTAGTCAGTTACTTGGCGCGGCCTTTGGTTCCTCTGGTGAGCGTTGCATGGCATTGTCTGTCGCGGTTGCGGTTGGTAAAGCAGCGGGTGATGCCTTGGTTAGTAAAATGGCGGATGCTATGAAACCACTTAAGGTGGGTGAGTATTCAGACAAAACCAATGACTTTGGTCCAGTTATTACTCAAGAGCATAAAGACAAAGTCGTTGGCTTTATTGATAGCGCAGAAGCGCAAGGTGCGACTGTTGTTGTTGATGGCCGTCATCCACAAGTCGCTGGTTATGAAAATGGTTTCTTTGTTGGCGCGACACTGATCGATGGTGTGACCAAAGACATGGACAGTTATCAGCAAGAGATTTTTGGTCCAGTGCTGCAAGTGGTTCGAGTCGATACGATGGAAGAGGCTATGACGCTGATTAATGACCATGAATATGGCAATGGTACTTGTATCTTTACTCGTGATGGGGAAGCAGCGCGTTACTTTTCCGATCATATTGAAGTCGGCATGGTGGGGATCAACGTACCTTTGCCAGTGCCTGTGGCGTATCACAGTTTTGGTGGTTGGAAGCGTTCTTTGTTCGGTGACCTACACGCTTATGGCCCAGACGCTGTGCGCTTTTACACCAAGCGTAAAACGATCACTCAGCGTTGGCCTTCGGCTGGCGTTCGTGAAGGGAAGAGTTTTTCATTTCCTTCATAAATTGAAAGCTTAGAGTCCCAGACGTTTCTTTTGATTTTTTATACTGCGCGAGAAATGTTTTTAATGGTCGCTTACTACTTGGTAACGGCCATTTTCTTTTGCTTTATAAAGCGATTCATCGACTCGTTTTAAGGCGTCTTCAGCTGTCTCATTGTCTTCAATTTGAATCAGCCCAAAGCTACAGCTGATTGCTTGCTCCCAGTTTTCTACAGATATCTTGTTTGGCATCTCTTTGCAGATTGTTTCAATGCGTTGTTGAATTTGAGCAAGTTCAACATTGGGAAAGATGAACAGAAACTCTTCGCCACCCCAACGACTTGAGATGTCGGTTTCTCGCATGGATTTTGATAGATAATTTGATATCTTGACGAGAATCTCGTCGCCTTTGCTGTGGCCTAATAGATCGTTTACCCTTTTGAAATAGTCAACATCCACTAAGCTGATGCAAAAAGGAACTTTATTTTCAGCCTTTTGATTAACATAATAATTTAATGCTTCAAGGCCAAAACGACGGTTAAATAGTTGAGTGAGTTCATCCTTTTCAGCTAATTCTGCCATTAATATATATTGGCTTGCGTAGGTCGAGCGGGAAATTGCAGCAGTGGCAATAAAGGGAAGGCTTGCCCCTATTACATTGGCTATAAATAGCAGTGGCAAGTAAGAGGTTAAACTGTCTGCTTGGTCTTGGGATAATACAGTGAGTATAGTAAATGTGGTTATATGGACAAAAGCAATAATGGTAGACCATGTGATACTGAGACAAGGAATAGCCATCAAGAGTAGAGCCATAGACCATAGGTAATATTGAAAGCCTGCATCGACTCCTAGTAATCTGGTGGCTAATATCGCGTGAATAAGCACCTCGACACTCATGATTAAAATCGAAACATTATGTTGTTTCCTGTGATTAAACCAAAAGGTTAGTAGCCAAGCTGATACGCTGAAAATATTGATCCAAGCAAGCAGAGTTTGATCAAGATAGATAAATAAGAAAAGGAAAATAAAATGAGCAATACTTCCCGTTGCCGATGCTATATTTAGAATTGTCGACGCTTGCTGAAGTCTATTGAAAGCGTGGTTTGAAGTGAACGAATGCGGATGATTTAATTGGCTAGTATTTACCACGAGTGATGCAACCCTTGACTTGTTTAGTTAGGTATATGAAAGTGCTTTTTCATCAACTAATTGCACCCCTCTTAGTACGAAATAGAATCTACTTTGGTTCACTCCTGTTGAATTTCTTTATCACAATACCGGACATCACATGAATAAAAAGTGTCGCGTTGCTTCATTATCAAGATTTCCATGCTTAATTATAGCGCTATTTTTGTCTGCTTGCTCAGGAATGGAAGTGAATCAAAAAATAGATGCTGATAGTTCAAATGGTTTGGTTATTGAGGTGGAAAAAAATACAGCGTACTTATCTGGTGCTTTGGGTGCCGATTTAGTCAAGCAACTCAGTGATATGGTACGCAAAAATCCCAATGTGACAGATTTAGTCTTGGTGGATGTGCCTGGTTCCGTTGACCAACAAGCGACAATGGAAGGTGCGCGTTTGATTCGTCGCCTTGGTTTGAATACACACATAGCACCGACGGGTTATGTGCTTTCTGGTGGTGTTGATCTATTCTTAGGAGGTGTAACGCGCAGTATTGGTGCTGGTGCTGGTGTGGGCGTTCATTCGTGGTCAGATGGCACCAAAGTCAGTGCGACAAGCCTAAATGTCGCTGATCCTGTTCATGCGACATATGTTAATTTTTATTTAGAGATGGGGGTGCCAGAGCGTTTTTACTGGTTTTCCCTGGATGCTGCACCAGCAGACCGAGTGTATTTTTTATCACCTGAAGAAGTGTACGATTTTGAGTTGGCGACAGAATAGCGTCGCCTCATATTAACGTCTAGGGGGCATTATGGAGCAAATAGAACTGTTCGTCATAGAAAGCCCTTGCCGAGGCGTGTGCGAAAATAGTAAAAAAGGTTTCTGCAAAGGCTGTTTGCGCAGTCGAGAAGAACGCTTTCATTGGTTCTCCTTATCAAACGAAGATCGTCACCAAGTACTGGACCTATGCAAGCAGCGCAGAGCACGTTTATTAAAAGCTCGCCAAGACAGACTGGAAGCCGATTCTGCCAAGGCGCTTCCCTATGGGATGGAGGATGAGTCCGAGCCAGTGGCAGATCTTTTTGAGCTAACAAACGATTAAGCAGAATCTTGCTTTGATTAAACGTTAGTCTTCGAAAATCGCGTCTAATGCTTCTGATAAACGATCCACTCCAATCACCTTCATGCCTTCAATGGGCTTTTTCGGGCAATTGGCTTTTGGTACCACGGCTCTGGTAAAGCCATGTTTCGCCGCTTCACTAATACGTTCTTGCCCTGATGGCACAGGGCGAATTTCACCAGATAAACCCACCTCTCCAAGTACCACCAAGTCATGAGGCAAGACTCTGTCGCGAAAGCTAGAAACCACCGCCGCGATGGCCGCTAGATCCGCGCTTGTTTCCAATACTTTGACACCGCCTACTACGTTTAAATAGACATCTTGATCGGATGTGAGTAAGCCGCCATGCTTATGGAGTACCGCTAATAACATTGCTAGGCGATTATGATCAAAGCCTACGGTAACGCGTCTTGGGTTGCCTAATGCTGAATCATCGACCAAAGCTTGAAGCTCAACCAATAGAGGACGCGTTCCTTCCCAAACCACCATGACAAGGCTGCCAGCCGCAGGATGATTGCTGCGATTCAAGAATATAGAGCTAGGATTTTTGACTTCTTTTAAGCCATTTTCGAGCATGGCGAAAACGCCCAATTCATTGATTGCACCAAAGCGGTTTTTCATGCCACGAAGTGTTCGAAAACGCGAGTCTTCTGAGCCTTCCAGCAAAACAGAGCAATCCACCATGTGTTCAAGTACTTTTGGTCCGGCCAAAGAACCGTCTTTGGTCACGTGACCGACAAGCAAAACCGCTGTTTGGGTTTGTTTGGCGAAGCGTGTTAAAACCGCGGCACTTTCTCGTACTTGTGACACACTGCCGGGAGCCGATTCTACGCCATCCAAATGCATAACTTGGATCGAGTCGATCACCATGACTTTAGGTTTAACTTGTTGGGCGATGGTTAAAATCGCTTCCACATTGGTTTCTGACAACATTTTTAGGTTTTGCGTTGGCAGACCAAGGCGTTGTGCTCGCATGGCGACTTGTTGAAGGGATTCTTCACCTGTCACGTACAAAGCACTTTGTTGCTGCGCGAGCCAACACATGGTTTGCAGTAGTAAAGTACTTTTACCTGCACCAGGATGTCCGCCAATCAGCACCACACCACCGGGGACTAACCCGCCGCCTAATACTCGGTCGAATTCGTTTGCTCCGGAGCTAAAGCGAGGTACATCTCCTAAATCTACATCGGATAAATTCTGGATGCCCGTTACCGCACCAGCGTAACCTTGATAACGTGGATCTTGGCTGGCGGAAACGCGAGCAGAGGTCTTACCAGAGGTAAGGCGTATTTCGGATAGGGAGTTCCATGCGCTGCAGGCTTGGCATTGCCCTTGCCATTTTGCGTAGTCAGCTCCGCATTCATTGCATACAAAAGCGGTTTTTGCTTTGGCCATGATAAGTCTCTTTAAGATGTAGCGATAACGTCCATGTTATCACAGGAAAAAGCGGCTTCGCTTATTTCGATTTTTTCCAGTTGACTGAGTAAAGGTCGGTACGACGATCTTTTAGGTTGTTTACCGAGCCTTCGCTGCGAGTCAGTTTTAGCTTGTCTAAATCCAGATCCGAGAACATGATCATTTCTGTGTTTGGTGTGGTTTCCGCCATGACTGCATCGTGCGGATAAGAGAAGTCAGAAGGCGAAAATACAGAACTTTGCGCATACTGAATGTCTAGGTTTTCTACTTGTGGAAGGTTGCCACAGCTGCCACAAATAACCACGTAACATTCGTTTTCAATGGCGCGTGCTTGAGCACAACGACGTACGCGCAAGTAACCGTTTTTGGTATCTGTCCAGAATGGTACAAATAGAATATCCATGTCTTGTTCAGCCAATAGACGGCCCAATTCAGGGAATTCCACATCGTAACAAATCAAGATGCCTACACGGCCGGCATCGGTATTGAAAACGCGCAATTCGTTACCACCTTCAATCACCCAGTCACGGCGTTCATGAGGGGTAATGTGAATTTTCTTTTGCTCTTCCACAGTTCCGTCACGGCGACATAAGTAGCTGACGTTATAAACTGTTTCATCTTCAATCACTGGCATAGAACCTGTGATGACGTTGATGTTATAGCTGACTGCGAACTGAGACATTTCATTGATAAAGCGTTCGGTGAAGCTGGCCAAAAAGCGAATTGCTTCGGTTTGATTACTTTGATCAGGACTCAGCCCTATCAATGGCGCATTGAAAAACTCAGGGAATAAAACAAAGTCACTTTTATAATCGGACACCGCATCGATAAAATATTCAACTTGTTTCAATAACTCGTCAACGCTTTCTACTTCACGCATTTGCCACTGAATCGCACCGATACGAACCTGTGTTTTACGTGAGCGAATCACGTTGGTATCGGGTTCGAAGAAGATGTTTTTCCATTCCAGTAGGGTTGCGTAGCCTTGGGACTTTTCATCTTCCGGCATATAGCGTTTTAGCAAGCGAGTGACTTGGAAATCGTTTGATAGTTGGAAGGTCAGAATCGGATCGTAAATTTTACGTTCGCGCACCGCTTCTAAATATTCCGCAGCGCTCATTTCATGGGCGTGCTCGTGATAATTTGGAATACGACCGCCGGCCAAAATAGCGCGTAAATTATGTTGGCGACAAAGGTCTTTTCTGGCTTCGTATAGTCGGCGGCCAAGGCGATAGCCTCGATATTCAGGGGCAATTAACGCATCCAAACCATACATGGCATCACCACGAGCATCGTTTAGAACATTCTCTTTTTGGTCGATAAGATCGTCATAAGTATGTGGGTTACTGAAGCGTTGGTAGCTGACTTGTACAGATAACGCTAAGCCGACAATTTTGCCGTGATCTTCTAGGCAAATTTGTCCTTCAGGAAAATCTTTGATCAATTTATGAATCGTGTGTTCAGGCCATGAGCCACCAATATCATGATAAACCTTATCCATTAGTACTTTTACTTCTTCGTAATCGCTATTGGTCAGGTTGCGTATCGTTAAATGTAGATCGTCGTGCTGCATGTTGGCCTCTGTAAATCGGTCTTATGTATTAGCCATGATACCGTTTATCTGTGTCAGTAAGTAGGAGATTGTGAGTCAGTATCATGTCGATTGAATAGTGATGAGGGCGTAAAGCATTAACTCAATAGTGTTAGCAAAAGAAAACCCCCGCCAAGGCGAGGGTTTGTATTTTAAAACGCTGAGCTTTTAAGAAAAGCGATTAGCTCTTTTTAAACTCTGGGTACGCTTCCATACCACATTCAGAGAAATCTACACCTTCGTATTCTTCTTCTTCGCTTACACGAACACCCATGATGGCTTTGATGATTAACCAAACCACTAGGCTAGAAACGAATACCCAAACGAAGATAGTAAGCGCGCCGGCAATTTGTCCGCCGAACGTTGTGCCATCGTTCGTTAGTGGAACAGCTAGCAAGCCCCAAAGACCAACCACACCGTGAACAGAGATTGCGCCCACTGGATCATCGATTTTAAGCTTGTCTAGAGTCAAGATAGACACAACAACAATCAAACCACCAACCAGACCGATTAGAGTCGCACCTAGAGCTGACGGTGTATCAGGACCTGCCGTGATTGCTACCAAGCCAGCAAGTACGCCGTTTAGAAGCATGGTTAGATCGGCTTTACCGAATAAGATTCGAGCAAGGATAAGTGCACCGATAGCGCCACCCGCTGCTGCAGCGTTAGTGTTCAAGAACACCATGGCAACAGAGTTAGCACTAGCGATATCGCCAAGTTTTAGTACAGAACCGCCGTTGAATCCAAACCAACCCAACCAAAGGATCAAAGTACCTAATGTCGCAAGTGGAAGGTTAGCACCAGGAATAGCGCGAACTTCACCGTTTGGACCGTACTTGCCTTTACGAGCGCCAAGTACCAATACACCAGCTAGTGCAGCAGAAGCACCGGCCATGTGAACGATACCAGAACCTGCAAAGTCAGTGAAACCAAGGTCACCAAGGCTAAACATACCGAATACAGAACCGCCACCCCAAGTCCAGTTACCTTCCATTGGGTAGATGAAACCTGTCATAACAACAGCAAAGACTAGGAAAGCCCAAAGTTTCATACGTTCAGCAACCGCACCAGATACGATAGACATTGCTGTTGCAACGAACACTACTTGGAAGAAGAAATCAGAAGCGCCAGAGTAGATTGCGCCGCCTTCGAATCCGCCTTCACGACCAGCGAAGTCAGTTAAAGTAGAAGCCACATCGACGTCTTGAATACCAGTAAGGAACCAGTCGCCGCCGTACATGATGGCGTAACCACAAACTAGGTACATAACACAAGAAATGGCAAACAAAGCCACGTTTTTAGTAAGAATTTCAGTGGTGTTTTTAGCACGTACTAGACCCGCTTCCAACATGGCAAATCCAGCTGCCATCCACATAACCAGCGCGCCACACACCAAGAAGTAAAAGGTGTCCATCGCATATTGTAAGTGAAAAATTTGATCTTGCATGTTTCGCCCCCCTAAAGGCTTGTATAAATCGAGCAGTGATTAAACTGCTTCTACACCAGTCTCACCGGTACGAATACGAACCGCTTGTTCAAGGTTAACGATAAAGATCTTACCGTCGCCGATTTTGCCAGTGTTTGCTGCACCAGTG from Marinomonas rhizomae harbors:
- a CDS encoding DUF1289 domain-containing protein; its protein translation is MEQIELFVIESPCRGVCENSKKGFCKGCLRSREERFHWFSLSNEDRHQVLDLCKQRRARLLKARQDRLEADSAKALPYGMEDESEPVADLFELTND
- the radA gene encoding DNA repair protein RadA, giving the protein MAKAKTAFVCNECGADYAKWQGQCQACSAWNSLSEIRLTSGKTSARVSASQDPRYQGYAGAVTGIQNLSDVDLGDVPRFSSGANEFDRVLGGGLVPGGVVLIGGHPGAGKSTLLLQTMCWLAQQQSALYVTGEESLQQVAMRAQRLGLPTQNLKMLSETNVEAILTIAQQVKPKVMVIDSIQVMHLDGVESAPGSVSQVRESAAVLTRFAKQTQTAVLLVGHVTKDGSLAGPKVLEHMVDCSVLLEGSEDSRFRTLRGMKNRFGAINELGVFAMLENGLKEVKNPSSIFLNRSNHPAAGSLVMVVWEGTRPLLVELQALVDDSALGNPRRVTVGFDHNRLAMLLAVLHKHGGLLTSDQDVYLNVVGGVKVLETSADLAAIAAVVSSFRDRVLPHDLVVLGEVGLSGEIRPVPSGQERISEAAKHGFTRAVVPKANCPKKPIEGMKVIGVDRLSEALDAIFED
- a CDS encoding carbon-nitrogen hydrolase family protein — protein: MQHDDLHLTIRNLTNSDYEEVKVLMDKVYHDIGGSWPEHTIHKLIKDFPEGQICLEDHGKIVGLALSVQVSYQRFSNPHTYDDLIDQKENVLNDARGDAMYGLDALIAPEYRGYRLGRRLYEARKDLCRQHNLRAILAGGRIPNYHEHAHEMSAAEYLEAVRERKIYDPILTFQLSNDFQVTRLLKRYMPEDEKSQGYATLLEWKNIFFEPDTNVIRSRKTQVRIGAIQWQMREVESVDELLKQVEYFIDAVSDYKSDFVLFPEFFNAPLIGLSPDQSNQTEAIRFLASFTERFINEMSQFAVSYNINVITGSMPVIEDETVYNVSYLCRRDGTVEEQKKIHITPHERRDWVIEGGNELRVFNTDAGRVGILICYDVEFPELGRLLAEQDMDILFVPFWTDTKNGYLRVRRCAQARAIENECYVVICGSCGNLPQVENLDIQYAQSSVFSPSDFSYPHDAVMAETTPNTEMIMFSDLDLDKLKLTRSEGSVNNLKDRRTDLYSVNWKKSK
- a CDS encoding GGDEF domain-containing protein, which codes for MSVEVLIHAILATRLLGVDAGFQYYLWSMALLLMAIPCLSITWSTIIAFVHITTFTILTVLSQDQADSLTSYLPLLFIANVIGASLPFIATAAISRSTYASQYILMAELAEKDELTQLFNRRFGLEALNYYVNQKAENKVPFCISLVDVDYFKRVNDLLGHSKGDEILVKISNYLSKSMRETDISSRWGGEEFLFIFPNVELAQIQQRIETICKEMPNKISVENWEQAISCSFGLIQIEDNETAEDALKRVDESLYKAKENGRYQVVSDH
- a CDS encoding alpha/beta hydrolase; the protein is MEVNQKIDADSSNGLVIEVEKNTAYLSGALGADLVKQLSDMVRKNPNVTDLVLVDVPGSVDQQATMEGARLIRRLGLNTHIAPTGYVLSGGVDLFLGGVTRSIGAGAGVGVHSWSDGTKVSATSLNVADPVHATYVNFYLEMGVPERFYWFSLDAAPADRVYFLSPEEVYDFELATE
- a CDS encoding CoA-acylating methylmalonate-semialdehyde dehydrogenase, whose protein sequence is MEIIGHLIDGQYSEQAERTQDVFNPATGKVAKKVAIASRETVEEAITAAQAAYPEWRNTPPLKRARVMFNYKALLEKHSDKICELIGAEHGKICHDAAGELQRGIENVEYACGAPELLKGEYSKNVGPNIDSWSEFQPLGVVAGITPFNFPAMVPLWMFPMAIVCGNTFVLKPSERDPSTALFIAELLHEAGLPAGVFNVVNGDKVAVDTLLEDKRVKAVSFVGSTPIAEYIYSKASANGKRCQALGGAKNHAIVMPDADMDNVVSQLLGAAFGSSGERCMALSVAVAVGKAAGDALVSKMADAMKPLKVGEYSDKTNDFGPVITQEHKDKVVGFIDSAEAQGATVVVDGRHPQVAGYENGFFVGATLIDGVTKDMDSYQQEIFGPVLQVVRVDTMEEAMTLINDHEYGNGTCIFTRDGEAARYFSDHIEVGMVGINVPLPVPVAYHSFGGWKRSLFGDLHAYGPDAVRFYTKRKTITQRWPSAGVREGKSFSFPS
- a CDS encoding ammonium transporter, yielding MQDQIFHLQYAMDTFYFLVCGALVMWMAAGFAMLEAGLVRAKNTTEILTKNVALFAISCVMYLVCGYAIMYGGDWFLTGIQDVDVASTLTDFAGREGGFEGGAIYSGASDFFFQVVFVATAMSIVSGAVAERMKLWAFLVFAVVMTGFIYPMEGNWTWGGGSVFGMFSLGDLGFTDFAGSGIVHMAGASAALAGVLVLGARKGKYGPNGEVRAIPGANLPLATLGTLILWLGWFGFNGGSVLKLGDIASANSVAMVFLNTNAAAAGGAIGALILARILFGKADLTMLLNGVLAGLVAITAGPDTPSALGATLIGLVGGLIVVVSILTLDKLKIDDPVGAISVHGVVGLWGLLAVPLTNDGTTFGGQIAGALTIFVWVFVSSLVVWLIIKAIMGVRVSEEEEYEGVDFSECGMEAYPEFKKS
- a CDS encoding LysR family transcriptional regulator; translation: MNQFQSQVSDADLRILRIYRTVVECGGFSAAEVELNISRAAISIAISDLETRLGFRLCQRGRSGFSLTNEGSQVYDFTLQLLSSIEDFRTNINALHQHLKGELNIGITDNLVTLPYTRITRALAGLKDKGPQVAINIRMIPPTDVERGVLDGRLHVGIVPDLKILSGLDYHHLYEEESKLYCSDTHPLFSVTDDKITKNKLKDYDAVLPAYAQTPEIKAQHQPLTTSATATDREGIAFLILTGRYIGFLPDHVAERWIRDGRMRAILPNECHYITQFSAITRKGARANLILETFLAELEKT